The window CCAGCTTCAAGAAGATGAGGGTTGACACACCCACCTTGCCTTTAATCAGTTGGTTACTCCTTTTCATGGCTTGAAACCCATATGAGTCCTCCAACACTGATATTGTGCTAGCCAATTGCCAAACTACGCTTATGTAAAGAAGACCCATCAAGTATAACACCACCACAACCAGCAAAATCGACATTCCCACATTAGTATTTGGGCCAAATGCAATCAACACTGCCGCTAAAGCGAAGACCAGAAAGGCAACCACGTGGTAAGTACAGACAACCAGAAAGATGGTGAAGGATGTGAGCATGAGTCTCTTCAAGACATTTGGCACTACGCTCGTAACCATCCTAAAAGTCACTTCTCTACCGGAGTAGATGCAGGCCATGGTGTAAACTATGGCGGACGTGGATAGGAGGGAGAAGATGAAAGAGTAGATGGTGTATGCAACCTGGAGAAGCCAATAGGAGGCGGATGGGAACGAGAGAAGATCAAATATGTTGGTGTGGTTGGAAGTGGGGACTTGAGTTTCAGCCAAATCCTTTTTATCCTGATCAACGATTTTGGGGAGGAGAGAGTTGGATAAATGGGTGTTGACCAAGGAAATGAAGAATAGTGGGAGGATATAGGCAAGGATGATTTGGGTGAATATCTTCCTCCATGGGAGGATGATCTTGTAGGCTTTTCTGTAGATGCCAAATGCCCCTAGAGACTTCATTTCTTCGTGTTCTACCTCCATTACTTCAACTAAAATTTTGTTGCAAAGAGGAAGTGATCAAAAATCAGGTTGATGGGTGGAGAAAGGCTTCCACAGAGAACGAATTTGATCAACAATTGATACAGGCTTGTATTTATAAAGACGCATCCAGGggcattttatgaaattgatgGTGGTTTCCTTACGAGTATTCGTTGACGAAGTTTCCAGGAAGAGAGTCGAGACTAGACCTCTACCGCGTCTCCACTTCATAGATGGTGGTTTCCTTACGCGTATTCGTTGACGAAGTTTCCAGGAAGAGAGTCGAGACTAGACCTCTACCGCGTCTCCACTTCATACTCCCTCTATGGAGGGAGTTTTTTTAAGAGGAAAGACTATAAGTCCACCAAAacttaaaaagtcaaaaaaaaaaaaaaaaaagtcaaaggaGAACGTTGAATTGATGATATGCTGTGAAGAGGTCAGAAATTCCTACTCATCGGTTTCAATAACTTCCACCAGCTAGGGAAATTGGGCTAAACTACGAAGATGTAGTCATAGACCTCAAGTGGGCTGGTGCAAGGTCAGTTTTTCGGCCCCAAAATCTAGTTTCGATAGCCCGTactataaaaacacattttacaTGTCATCAAGAGTGCCTTTAACAATCATtccaaaaaactgtttttattcttttttttaacacttcaataataaattttttaagtattaaaaatataagaaatatttcttaaaactGCGACCAAGCggacttaaattttatttttctcctatatATAAATAACTAATTAAGATCTTATTACTGTTAGGTACTTATACCCTTTTACAAGCTAATTGTATAATTTGTGCCTCATGGGTGCCATTGGTTTAATTTGTGCATCTTCAGGGATTACTTGAAATTGATCAGTCAATTTGTGACCTTTTCAAAAGTGTAATCTTTGCATGCATGTACCGTTCCTTGTGCCATTTTCCTTTCTAAGGAATATGCATTATAAGTTGATAAGTCTTTCATGCTTCAAGCATGTCTTATTAGAAAATCTGTCACATTTCAGTGAGTTTTAGATTTATTTGTTGtagtattaattaattttccttCAAGGACATTAActcatattcaaattttcatgtcaTTATTCTAGATTCGGATTTTCTCCCCCTTATGGTaggaaaattgtctcattaaattAGCAAGCTAcataaaatgtaataaataccCTTCAAGGGTTCAAATAGACTAATCACTAGATGAAGAAACTTTTTGTTCTTTAATGGACATCCATATGACATTGTAAGAAGTTGATGCATCATTGTTCACCTTGGGTACCAAGTTAGTCATGTCAATTATTAGGTTTTTATTACTTGATATATGTGGTAATAATATTAGTTATTACCAATGTTAtacaattaatgagacaaataTCTTGGAATATATTTATTAAGCAATTGATGTTACacataaataaaacataaacatatattaataaatataacatGTACTATGTTATATAAAAAGACAACATAAAAAAGCATGTATCCTATGTGAGaacataataataaacattttttttcaccaGTCAATTAGTCAATTTTACCATTAGCATTTTCAAAGTTATAattgattcgtccccaattggtgtactaTTTAATTCAGTCCTCggacgggagttatcaacaaaatttataaacctaattcactatacactagggtagcatagctagcatagtatagtggttctaggatcgtccacaaggatgagttttcatattacaagtgatattagttaaagtactgaaatgatgctttttcttttatgagttagctttaaaagaaaacataattttggttgaaaagggttggttttaagtgagctaaaaatagtaactgagattaattacaaataaaaggtttcttggagttttaggtcactaggttcaggttccttagacaaaagggggagattccggatcttttcctcacgttggggataataacataaagaatggttatctcccgaaccggtgtgtATTTAGCAACCAAGATTTGATCCCATTGGTCCATGAAAAActgtagttgcttcccattaatggtttcaaacactaaagacctcttattgtgaatcatctttcaatggctcgtacatgataactactagacatccatggattccaTGGAGCCCGAAAAGCTtgccaagtattggccattcaaggtgatcctaaccttcaattacccttcaaaggctcataagagataactaatggatctctagggagtccgaaaagcttaccaagtattggccattctaggtaatcctacctttaaaccacctcccagaggcttgtaagagataactaatggatctccagggagtccgaaaagcttataAAGtattggcctaggtgattttaagggattttaagttaaaccttaaaataaaaaccattaacgggtaacaactctcctcatttaaagcaagaaaaactcccacctttgtattcggatcccttacctagcttccttcagtccaagaaacgaaaaacctagccactcatcctttgagaaaacatcctcagaggttgtttggctagaaagaaaataaaaacaaaatgagaaggtaaggcataacaaagctctgtgtatttcttcctaaaagaatttacaagtgttctctggaatttcttctgagatattacaaaagagatattttaagacatatatagagagatatttttaacccctcatttagatatcctaaatatctaaaaatatctttaactgattacaaggagaaaataggtaattacacaaaatatctcgagataaaaatctaacggagtcggtgcaaaaatatatgaaaattacacaGGAGGATTTTCacaaggcttgcgaaattttgcatagggtgcgaaattcatttttcacagTCTTGCTCTCTATCCTACAACTTGTACTCATTTTGGCATTTCGCAtgctatgcgaaaatttcgcatagtcatgtgAAATTGCTgatgttagatttcttctctgattctcttccttgcatacttgattgatttggaaaaggctatgaagctctccaaaacttggattcttcatgtgttttgagcttcaacttgctttgccatggactatacaaaattctccctcattcttggctcgttttaatgataaaaaagctatcaaaaacaccaaaacttgccaaaaacttattagaaacatttgcaagggtctttaatgtgccaattgagttaaaaggtaataaatactactcaaaagtgtttaaaagagtttataacaagctataaaagagcactttttgagtagtaatcaataataATCTAGGTTAGATATgttaattaacatttttatttcctaatttttttcttttaattttggtaGAAGTCAATGAAATGCTTAATCATGCGATTAGTATACGTTAAGTGTCATTACATGTCACACCTATGACAATAATTCTCTTATAATTTATGGTACGCTTATTCTACAAGCCTAGCTttctttcttcatcattttaTCACTTTTGTTGGTAAGgtatgaatttctttttttttttcttttttctttttcggaAAACAATGACCATCATAGATCAAGAAGTTATTGTATACTAGATTTAGATCACATCCTAGTCTATGATCACATGATAAGTCAAACaagtattatattttgattaccTAAAAATTACATACAATAATAGGCTaaacaaagaattaaaaatatataagtaaatttataaatgtgaaACACTTTTCATAATGTTGTAATGCTTCACTTTTCAAAGTGATTTAATTTCTTCAAAGCATGAAATTTATAAGATATTTCAACTTTTACCCTTAGTGGGATGaatactatatatataacttCTAATTTGAATATAGAAAATATGACTTACAAAGCTTCtaactataaaaattattttgtataacttttGACAATACATtctattttacatattttatcgTAACAAAAAATgtgcaaatttgtacatagctttagGGTATGAAATATTCATTACATAGTATAGACcctctattttatttgatgtgtTTTCATCTACTTCTAATTGTCTTCTAACCGTTCCATGGTGGTCCATTGTCACTCATTTGTTACTATTTTTGTGCCATTGCTAAAGATTCATTATCGAGGGATTTTTATGGATCCCAAATGTGACCCTAGTTGCACCTTAGTCTAGCtcacttagtttcattttaggtttagttcacttagttgcatttttagCTTAACTCGCTTAGTTGCATTTAGGCTTCattcacttagttgcattctTAGTCTAGCTCACTTAGTTCATTTTaggtttagttcacttagtgATACTTTagtttagctcacttagttgcattttggGTGTAATTCACTTAGTTACTTAGCTTAGTTGCACTTTTTAGAAAGTTCACCTAATTCATCTAGATGCATTTTAGTTCATTTcatttaggtgcactttaggatACTTCATCTAAGTGCACTTTAGGGTAGTtcatttagtttcattttaggAAAATTCTTAATTGCACTTTAGGATAGTATTTCATATCACCTTGCATGGGATGTGCATAAGGTTTGTTtaggaaatcaaaataaaagatttaggAAGATTTGAAGAGGGTGCATGaatttgagattgatttttggaagaaaGTGAGACTCTCTTTAGATATTGACAGCTTGGAGATTTTTAGATTGGGTAAGACTCTTTGGTATGCGTGACTACAGTGAgaagaaataaggaaagaatgagtTTTGGTGGACTCTCTTGAGTTATGAACAATTGGATGGAGGAAAGAATAAGGAAAACAATTTGATTTGGGATAGAAAACTCACAGATTGGAGGATTCCTCAAGGATTCACATCATTAAGGGCTACTATTGAGAGTTTTATATTGAAGAGGACTTTCCTCAGTAGGGATATCTACCATTAAGATATATATGATGACATAGGAAAGATTGGAGGAGGGTTTTTCTTTTCGAGATCATGGCAAGAAGAGTTTTGAGAGTTGGAGGATCACGATATTGAGGAAGCCAATGAGATTAAGAGAGGGTAtgtgtggaccccacatttcggctcaatgcgtttcccactcgatggcgagctcgaatttttgtttgaaaaattgatttttattgattctttgaaaatgacttggagtcgccacttatttttgttttatttttaaagggtaaacaaaataagaaagaaaaaccctaagtgtgaatccttattttggaaaaggcggtctgtgaaaaaccggatcgagttcgggggtcaggttacttatcgggaaggtacgaaaaagaccgtagcacccctctaagtccctaaagtcgggtctctactaataaaatgaagcaatcgtggcatctaataaagaaatcaatgaatgctcgaattgatcatgcacatatgggaatcaatacatgtatatagaatgagcaaaatatgaatagatgcgtacctgggcggCAATcacgaatgcgctatcatgaaacatggTTAGTGAACAACGAACAGATATAATTAAGCGTATATCAAGGAatagagtaaatcaatcatgcatgacaaatcaatcaatcaatcaatcgatTAGTCATGAAGTCaaatatgtggggcccccaccaaagcccgtttattttagcatgaattaatttcgtaaattccattaattggaattacaaaattaaagtcttgcttattttaaaacgttttaaaacGAAGGAGGTGTGAAAATTGTTTGCCAGAAGGAAAGatgacaacaaaattttattggaaatgagATTTTTGAGTGATCGtaaaaattctaaagatgaaaatttgaaaaataaaattgtttgagggatttggaaattggaaaattatttaaggaaataagaatttaaaaatagaaatcatttGAGAGCTAGGGGTGTGAGAAACCACTTATGAAGACAGAATGATGATGGAGAAGTGGGAATGTGCCACGTGGTCACAAAGTGGCCATGCAAAACCCCAAATGAGACTCCCTTGAATTTTGGGTGGTGGTATCGTCAACCTCGTTTGACTAATGTAACCGAGACTGTCACCATGTGTGATGTTTCAGCAGTATCATTGTTGTTTCAGCAGTATCATTGCTTGCTAATGCAGTAGGCTGCTCTTTCCTAGTGCAGATGGCGGCTTTGCTGTAGTCTGGGCAGCCACCTCGACAACAAAACCGCGGCTTTTCTTTTCTAAGCCTAGTCCAAGATTATATCGCACAAGCCTCTTCACAATATCGGGATTTCCACGTTATGCAGCCAGTCAAATTTGAGGATATTTCCTTTACGTAATACCGTCCAAAAACTGTATGGGCCCCATAGGTTTAAAGCTTCTATCAAAATCGTCAAACAAATTATGTGACGCACATGGGCCACTTGGCAGCAAAGCACATGATGGCCTGCGCCTTATGTGATCTTCGTTGCACCCTGGAACAACACCAGCAGTCCTGTGACAAATGTGATGGAGCACCAAACAAGTTCACCTGCGGTGAACATATTGACGTCGGCGCGAGAGCGAGTGGTGCTGAGGAGGGAAGCGAATTGACTGGCGGTTCATTCACCCGAGCAACGTTAACCAAGAAAGCGAAGGGATCAACCACATTAGCAATGCCAGTTGCAACTCTCTGCAACAAAGCTTTTCTGTTTCTGAGCCGCCACCGCTGCCACTGTCGAAACCGCCGGAGCCACCACCAGCACCAAGAGAATGTAAGCACCGGCATCAAGAGTGGCTCAGTTCAATCGGAAGTTCTGTTCAGAATTTGGCATCAATGTGCCATTGGAAGTCTGCAGAATCCTTTCTGCTGCGGCACGAGTAGCCAATTCAATAAAGCCATAGCCCTCACTTTGGCCAGTTTGCTTATTTTGGATAACCTTCACTGAAACCACCTCTCTGTTCTGAGCTCCCTCGTCTTCATCTGCTGCCTCAATGCCATAGATAACTGCCTTGCACGCAACTGTTCTTGGCGAAAATGAAGTTGTTGTTCTGAAGGGAATGCACTCCCAGGCTTCACCTTGAAGCGAACGAATTCTGCTGCAGTTCATAGAGAAGGCTTTTCCTCAAAAAAAGCCTGATAAAGCATGTGATCTCCCATAAGGTCCATCTTTGAATGCCCAAAACCCGGATCTGACATGCGATGATGCCACAACTATTCAAGAAGTACTTGTGGGATATGAGACTGCTGCAGCTGCTGCTGCTACTACAATTTCATTTGGTGGTTATGAAGCTGCTATTTAATGAAACTGATATTGTTAATGAAGCCCAAACTCCCGCTGCTACCAGGATAAATCGTCTGGATTGAATATCCCGTGAAAGAAAGAGAATCTGAATATCAACCTTCTGATTCTTTCCTcctcttgttttgttttctgcCCAGTTTTTACTTTTCCATGGTAATGAGGCTTGTTCCTCACATATTTATTGATGTCGTCGATATCCGGACGCATTGCAGCAATCATAGCTTCACGGGCTTTGAAACACGTTATCCCATCAAATTCTACACACGTCATTACAATGGCTGGTATCCACGTGCATTGGAGTCCATGTATATATGGAGCTTCATCTCCGGCATCTCGCGGACCTTGTACTGAGCCAACATCCACTACAACTTTGCCAACAATAGGACTCAAAGGCTGCGTAGTTACTGCCTTATATGCTACAATACTCTCCGTTTCTACTCGCTTCATAGCAGAAGCATGAACCCAGGTAATGTTGCGACTAACAGCAGATTTCTCCGAATCATGGTGCATAGACGAGAACCTCGTACAGATTGGTGGAAACAAAAAATCTGAACCAAGGTATTTTACAACTAACTACACAAGGGCAGAAAAATACAGAGGAGAGAATGGCTAAAAacagagtaaaaaaaaatgaaaaaaagactCCAGAGGTTATTAGGCAAAGCCTCGTTTCACGAGTAATGAACGAGCTCAAAGACCGGTGGGACAAACTGGAAGTCTACAATATAACCATCATAtatcaaactcaaaaaaaaacaacccaGCCATTTATAGGGAAGAATCAAGAGTATGAGAGGGGGGCAAAACAGAGCAAATATAATGCAAGCTTAAGCACAACAAATCCAACCATCAACGCTCAAGATCAGCAATAACAAGGAAAGAAACACCGAGAAATCTAAAGTAGAAGTGTCTGTAGTGGTCATACCTTTACCTTCTTCTCCTTCAAGCTCTCTGTTCTCTCTGGAAAACTCTCACTCTCTGGTTCTTTCTCTCTTAGCAGTCTGCTCACTGCAAAATTAGCACCCACTCTCTAGGAACATGCTGAATCTCTCTTCTCTAGCTCTACCTCCCAAAAAAGCCTCACCAGGAATCCCCTCTCTAACAGAAACGCTGCCCTATCTCTCCACAAACACGTCCCAAAAAGCAACCCCTCCACTGCAGCTGCCAGACGCTCCTCCATAACGGCCTGAGGATCTTCGAATATCCTATTGACAAGTGTCCTATTACGATTGCTTCTACCAGCTCCCTCTCAATGGTCAGGTGTGTTACCTGGTGACCAGTCTTCAAGCTCCACGTGGCTCCCTGAAATTCGGACATTTGGCAAAACAGGTTGTATGAAATGCACCCCATCATTTGGGTCTACAGTATGATTGCTTTTGAGATTGGAACATGACTATCACTAATATTAAAGGAGAAAAGGTAAAGACTTGGGCAAAAAAGTGGAGACACAACACagggaaacaaaaagaaaaacaagttttcaTCTTTTTGGAAGAGAGGTATGTTCTCATTAATTTTCTGCATATCTTGATTATGATCATCTCctcatctctctctttttcttccatCTTGCTTAGATATGGAAATTATCTTTGGTTGATGTAGATGTATAAGCCACACAAATTGTTGGTATTCATTAATTGGATGATTGTTGAAGATGATTGATTGTTTATGCTTAggatatattttattcattgtttCACTTATTGTTTTCATTCATTTAGTTTAAGCCTCTTTGATATCACATGAGATGAGACCTTGAACCATTTGATATCTTTGCTTGTGGTTACATTGATTTTGTTGTTTCTTTGATATGCTTgggttttgttattttattttcatctcgAGATCTTATGTGAATcgattgttttaaaatatttttcaagggtttttccataaaaatttggtttcttttctttttccaagtTCATCTTGGATCTCTAgattatatatagaaaaaaaaaagtatttttttgaaaaacatgcaATCATGTTTCAATTGGTATGCACTTTTATTATCGATTTCATTTGGTTTTCAATTTCCTCACATGAATAAAATCCTTGGctccaaataatggaataatTCTTAGTCCTCAATAAGCATCATCATGATTATGGAGGATTAGGAAGCATAGATTAAATTCGTGGAAATTAATTTGGACCTTGGTGAAGTCTAACATTCATTTAGCTTTTCCAAACAAAAGCCTATTACGACTTTGCTTAACTCACCGacctttataataaaaaattggaatcaAGGCACTTTgagtatttctattttttatttattttttatttattttttatgtttgtatgGTGTTCTTAACTTtctaaacttttcaaaaaaaattaatgtgggcttaaaatcatttttcaattgaCAAATTTAAATTAGTCTTAGGTCCAATTTTAATCCTATTATAGACACCTGAATTgatattgtaaaattaaattatttcttgacgtccttaattttgtttgaattttttttcttaatctacaCTTATTAGCATTATTTTTAGGACTCCATTTCGTTGAAAGCCAATTCCCTAAGTGggagaaaataattcttttttctacACCTACTACATTGACCCTAATACGAGGTCGAGGAATCTTTGgcttaatttaaatattctcCTTATGCAAtttaatcatgtttttatttttcttttaacatagACACATTGAAtgtattgtaaatttttttcttgattttatcaTGCTTCTAGGTTAgtcaaataaattcattttaatatattattgaaatttacTCTATTTCTTACCAACGTGATTGTGCTTACATTTGGGCACCTAATTAAATTGTTTGGCCTTTTAGATTGTAATATAGACACATAGGAGatgtttccaattttttttatgatgaaatgttttttctagatattttattaagatTTATTTGGCAAGTTGTTCAATTCTAGTCGTATGttgattattctgtacagtGTTCTTAGTATAAATTAATCTAGTATTGATTGACatctaattaaataatttagcttttCGAGTTGTAATCTAGACACATAGGAGATATTGTCCAATTTTTTACATGATGAAATTTCTCTTCTAGATAGTTTTTGGGATTTATTTTGCAAGTTCTTTTGTCCTAATCATATGCTGATTATTTTGTACAGTGTCCTTAATATGAATTAATCTAATATTAAGTAgcatcaaattaaataatttgggcttttgaaaattttgatcgAGACATATTGAAGAtgttgtctatttttttttattttgatgaaataaaaCCTCTAGATATTTTTTTGGGATTTATTTTGTGAATGTCTCTCTCCTGCCATGTTGCTAAAAGTCTTGTTTGTTGTTGATCATTTAGCTTTCTTAATCATGCTTTTAGGTTGCTTTGACTTTTGTTATACATTATAgatgtattatatatattagatgagttttatttcatatatctATTCCTCATTTGACATGCTTTTTGGGATTATTTTATGGATAAATATATGTTGAATTCTTTAATTTGATTGCTGTGTattatttcatcttattttacatctttgttctttattttgCATTTGATTATATGTAAAATGAGACCTTACCTATGATATTGCAttcattatttcattcattaagTTAATTCCTTTGGTCTTATGAAAACACTTTATATGCTATCAAGCTATGCTTCCTTTATCCcttatttacttaatttcaTA is drawn from Vitis riparia cultivar Riparia Gloire de Montpellier isolate 1030 chromosome 18, EGFV_Vit.rip_1.0, whole genome shotgun sequence and contains these coding sequences:
- the LOC117905422 gene encoding uncharacterized protein LOC117905422, which produces MEVEHEEMKSLGAFGIYRKAYKIILPWRKIFTQIILAYILPLFFISLVNTHLSNSLLPKIVDQDKKDLAETQVPTSNHTNIFDLLSFPSASYWLLQVAYTIYSFIFSLLSTSAIVYTMACIYSGREVTFRMVTSVVPNVLKRLMLTSFTIFLVVCTYHVVAFLVFALAAVLIAFGPNTNVGMSILLVVVVLYLMGLLYISVVWQLASTISVLEDSYGFQAMKRSNQLIKGKVGVSTLIFLKLGLLHYVLQKALERVVVNGESLGMVNRVAYANVCLSLFLLLGLFERVIQTIIYFVCKSYHHEHVDKLALSDHLQVYTQEYSLPLKGDNLDELKQLCLVILLCIDMVDLAMAKYIDQQEF